ctcgacaaagatgtatcatgatgtcaaggagcagtattggtgggataatatgaagaagtctattgctgaatttgtagcccagtgtcccaattgtcaacaagtaaagatagaacatcagaaacccggtggattgcttcaaaatatagagattccgacctggaagtgggaggtgattaatatggacttcattattggattacctcgctcttatcataagtttgactccatctgggtgataattgatcgacttacaaaatgtgcccattttctgccagtgaagacaacttacgcggctgaagattatgcaaagttgtatatcaaggagattgttaggcttcatggtgtgcccatatctattatatcagaccgaggagctcaatttacggctaacttttggaggtctttccagaagggtttaggcacacaagtaaatctcagcactgcatttcatccgcagactgacggacaggctgaacgtaccattcagacactggaagatatgctacgagcatgtgttctagattttaaggggaattgggatgatcatcttccactcatagaattcgcctataacaatagctaccattccagtattaaaatggccccatacgaggcactatacgggaggagatgtagatcaccagttggatggttcgaagtcggtgaaacagaattatatgggccagatttgattcaccaagctattgagaaggtgaaagtgatacaggagcgattgaggacggcacaaagcaggcaaaaatcttattctgatgtccgacgtcgtgatctagagtttgaggttggtgattgggttttcctgaggatctcaccaatgaagggtattatgcattttgggaagaaaggtaagctgagtccaaggtatatcgggccgtataaaattcttcgacggattggacaggttgcttatgagttagaattgccatccgaattggaatttgtccacccggtattccatgtatctatgttgagaaaatgtattggagacccttctcgagtcgtccctatcaaagatgtacaagttacagaggacctatcatatgaagaagtgccagtggcgatattagatcggcaagtccgcaagctgagaacaaaagatgtagcttccgtcaaagtattgtggaggaacaaaaatatggaagaaatgacatgggaagcagaaaaggagatgaagtcaaaatacccttacttattccagaatgaagataacaaggatgctggtggaagacaggatacattggaagaagaaacggctctatgaggtaagcaataatttgagaatactcctccttaatacaaaatggtgatatgtagataatgtaaatacgcataatgctttgtgtagacttgtgaaaccatatgttgggcttaattacttgcaagttttgctagtgaccattttataggggaaaattgatcggaaatttccattggaatccacgatgatttaaactccccataaacccttacattcgaggacgaatgttcctaagggggggagggtgttacaacccatatccacatgtgttagttcatgccatatattagttaacataaatccaagaaggaattatctttgagatgataataagtcaatcctattggtcttaagtgatacaagagtgtataagggtgattaaccagtattagaagttaaacgaatcaaggatgttgtaactcgtattttcaggtaatctagcggtgattaatacactcaagaggtcatttattaaggtattttaatcatataatatccgtatcataagtcttgaagtcaaacgagttatgaaacaaaagtcgacaaaagttgtcgcaacttaggttcataattttacttaaacattaggtcaaatgtttctaatcttttctcataatttacaaggaattacggggtgatataccaacaaaattaaagatctatgagtctagtttccaacgcattaaaccgttcatcgatacgatctcggagtagagagatattcgcgttttcgcgagactgcgccaagcacctctctatggggcccactaagtcggtttaagatatttggacctatataggatgactacaacccgttttaagtcatttcttttcactattttcagaccttagaaccctaggaacatcctctcaaggttctctcaagattcaagacccaaacaaagggcaaacaacacaaatcaagtgtcgggaattccgtggcgctagtaagtctcttgttcttcttgttgttgctcatttttgtgtcgttccagcccgtgtgggaggttgttttaaagggtttatgttctgtaaatactccctcatgttcttaatatcaatcctaggtgatttcaagccttctaaagtgattctagtgccgaaaaacactaattgatcgctagtttcattttttttgttgtgtggcagcattggagggatatttcatggaaatttaaggtcaaattggagttgttctttctgtataaaggtaaggaacctcttactctatatgtatttaagattatccaagttgcggctaagccattgaagctagaacttgtgagatatatatcgaaaggtttggtagtaatgttattgttttgtggactgttttgcgttgttgttgggctgcgtattttactactatcttgtggagttttggaggaggaagggtgtggggaaacaccatatatatgtagggttatgggctgatagttattcgtaacatttccagattgtttgacacgactacggtggtcgtcgtatgtatggagtgattaggctgtgtgtggactatattgggaggcttaatatgtttattattgatgttgtttgggctgtttggtgactattttgaatggtgtgaggtcatatatataggggaggtgctgtccgtttcatcgtaaaataggttgtggtcgatacataatagttatgacgcttaaatgataacgatagtatcgtttctcttattgtagactaaggagttttgacaattgcatagcttgagattggggaagtatatacaaggtatgtgaggctatccctttccttcttttgcacgactccgattgtacataatgtaatgaacgagcttccaaagatactctactcttagaagctagcagtacttacattgttttccctcttatggaacgattgatgttaatgttgcttctcttattcttatgttatcaatgttattggtacttcctgattcttataaggttcatagtgaagagttagtcctaataacgtgtacagaggataccgaccttacgtcactccgaaaggtttagaatgtgattccatgagtcgagcatgcattatatatatgtatctattttactctaccgagccacgctatagttggccgggtacgacacctattgtgcaaccactgatcagttgggttttaccgagctccacgtggccgggtacgattctaccgagcctattatggccgggtacgatatgatgatgatgatgcccacagaggcgaatgctttaaaggtttatgtatttatacatatgtatcatgcatttcatgtaagtagccctcagaggtactaagatgttacaggtggtatattctttatcctttgcttacattactgatcgtatttatggttccttgccttacatactcagtactttattcgtactgacgtccttttatttgtggacgctgcatgtcgtgctgcaggtcctgatagacagacaggtgcagctcccccaccacagtagactgtccagttcagcggtgattggcgagatcccttctccggacttgccttggtcttggtatgcaatttttgttatagacattatgggtatgtcggggccctgttccggctatgttgcaacacttatgttcttttagaggctcatagacaagtgtcggctcatgtatagtttggtatgccttgtcggctagtttttgttgtatagtctttcatagtagcgtggtagctcataccttatatgtagtttcttgattgtctggtcatcccctgctatgtatgttcatgccgtcatattttattgctggttgtccatgatctaggtctaccatttatattgatctctttagccttaaaagataataatgaaggttagatgaaatgtacgttggtgctcggcaagtgtggtcgggtgccagtcatggcccttcagtttgggtcgtgacactactaCAAACTAAAACCATACCTGTGATAATGGCATCGGATGCCTCAGCCTTATGcttggctgggaaagcataacatcggggctgggccccaccactctgaactacatccctaggACGGTCTCCTGTggttggcctctacctctagcggcctgacctccacctataacacctctacctccacctctacctGTCTGACCCCTGCCCCTAGCTGGCTGTGCGGGCAGTGGAACACCCGGTTCCTGAACCATGGTACGAGAACCCTTATGCTGAGAATTActtgatgctcgagggcaaaatctagtaaTGTGCCTCAgatcgccacaagtaaaacaagtccTCAACTGCGGGAACAactgaccctgaaactgaccctgacggcctgagtaaccaccctaaaaactcAAGAGCGGAGGTGCACAAataggagctggtgatgcactCTAGGGTAGCTGATTTGAATACTGTATATGATAACCACAACCACCTGGAGAACTATGAGAAgtttgaagtgctgaatgaaatggcctgggaggatggcctctaccaaaagaatccctgcctccagacgaggcaccattgaacctaccagaatgacgaggcttcttgtcagacccctgaccgctCCCCTGAGCTAGAACTATCTCCATCCGCTTGGCCCCATTGGCCGcttcctgaaaagaaatctcactccctgtctccttggccatctgcaaTCAAATAGTCTGAgagagtccctcaatgaacctacTCACTCACTCActcattctctctctctctctttctctctctctctctctctttctctcggtggggagtataagaagagcatgacaagCCAAACCAACAAACCTAGTCTTATACTGGGTGACactcatagaaccctgctggacgcgctcaaactgcctccgataattCTCTCTCCtggtgatagggagaaacttctccagaaatagctgagagaactgatcccaagttagagctggtgacccagctggtctagccaaacaataatctctccaccacttcttggcggaacctgatagacgaaaagtagcaaagtctaccccattggtctccactacccGCATGTTTCGCAAACCTCGTGACAGCTGTCCaagtaatcctggggatcctctgaagatgtaccaccataggtggtagtaaaaagcttggtgaacctttcCAGCCTCTACAAGGCATCAACATACATAACTGACCCATCACCGGTCTGTGCCACAACACCCGgtggaactaccccaactggctgagctgctggagtctgaaactagggaaccatctgctccggagtgcgagtagtagaaGTCTGGGATCCCTCTCCTGCTTGAGAGATAGTTGGTGCTACAGGGAATATGTCTGCTTGAGTgacgctctccataaggcccactagacggaccagagcatcctgaagtaccggggtggcgatgaacccctctggaacctgagctggccctgctgGAACTGTCTGGGTCGGAATCTCgtcctcaaactctacctgaggctccgtcattggtgctgctgctcgagctctaggctgagccttgcctctgcctcggcctctagcacgacctcggcctctagcatggcctcgatCTCTTGTacggcctcggcctctacccctcgtaggagTTGCCACTGGGGGATCGGGCTACTGGTTAGCTAATGATGCGGTACGTGTTCTTAgcatctgtgaaagaacaaagtggaagttcaattagcatctgtgaaagaatagatgtgaaatttttcctaaactctgtagcctcttgggacaagcacagacgtctccgaaTCGatctctgatactaacttgtcacgacacgAATTtttccaccttcgggagtcgtagtggcgcctactcgtgaaagctaggtaaGCCGACAGTTACAGTTTTACCactattattattaatttaacaaGAATAGATAataactaaaaaataaaataattatgaaATACGGAAGTGATATAGCAAACCAACATTTCTAATACATAGCTACCCtgaagatctggtgtcacaatccacgaacgactaagatttactacaaatataagtctgaaagaagtacaATTGTTCTCAAAATAGACGAGACAGAAGAAACTAAAACGGGGAAAGGGGACTTCAGGCTCTGCGAACACCaccagatctaccttggtctccctggactgaaggccGTAACCTCGAATCTACTCACAGGATCCGGCATCGAGATCTGCACAAAAGTGCAAAGTGCAGTATCAATACAACCATCCCTATGTACtgataagtgtcgagcctaacctcgacgaagtagtgctgaggctaggacacgacaaccatattAACCTGTGTAGTTAATCATATACGAATGAAACAATAATAACAGGAAAtaacaaataaagataggaaggggaaacatgctgcgggggataTCAAATTCTAGCAGTAATTTAAtagagaagcataatgaacacCATATTTGTATCAGTAGGAATAAGGAATCtgtaacacgtgcacgacatcacacttcgtgcttttactctcattctcaccataaGAAATAACAGAAATGGAACGGTATCGTCCTTCATGCATTAACTTtcataatcatggcacaacatcacccttcgtgcattagctctTAAATcatgacacggcatcacccttcgtgcattaacactcacaatatcatgcacggaatcacccttcgtgcattaacactcactcacaatatcatgaacggcatcacccttcgtgctttacactcttcctcacccaaacaatagaaacaatacataCCGGTAAGGGAATTAACAATAGAAACAAATACAACCCAACAAGGAAATCAAAAATAGAAACAACTACATCCCgtcaagggaatcaactataaccaatctcgttctaatagttaattcacaaaataaatctcaacttgagacaATACTCAATAATGGTCATTTAACAAGAAATTATCATAAGTCTCGTTCAACAGTGATAATCATCaattaagcatggacaatacataataagagtcacaacaatcatgggataagactcacaggcatacCTGAAACTAACGTGTACATACTCGTTACCAcacctatacaccgtactcaacactaacacgtagcaaataagaccacaacacctatttcctcaagctaaggttagaccaaacacttacctcaattccacggacaaaatcaagcctcaattaccgatTTActtctcggttccacttccaatccacttgtatctagtcataatttacttaataacatcaataaatactaaacaaaccaattctaatgcatgaatatagatttcccaatgttttcccaaaagtcaaaaacCTACCCCGGGccagcttggtcaaaactcgaagttcaaaccaaaactcgattacccactcacccacgaactcaaatatgcaattggttttgaaatccaacctcaatttgaggtccaaatccccaaaatttgaaaatcctaatttctacccaagaacacccaatttcttatgaaaaaccctagattttgaagtgaaatcatgtaaaaagatgaattagattgaaggagatgagttagaaatcacttacctatgatttggagaagtttgggtctttgaaAAACCGCCTAGGGATGTTTAGGGttttgttatttttgaaataaaataaaataatgaaaagtcatgtatatatatgtacgcCTCAAGTCCCTGCCACCGCTGTCAGTGGAAAAATGGGCGCTGCAGTGGAACCTGGCCCCTGGCCACCACTATCAGCAGAAAAATGGACGTTGCAGCAGAACCTGGTCCCTACCCACTATTGTCAGCGAATTTCCAGCGCTGTCATAGAACCTGGTTCAGAGACCTGCGATTCTGCAACTTTTCAGGTCCAGGTATTTTTCTAAGTTTCAAAACACTCTGTGGCCTattgaaactcacctgagcccccggggcttcaaaccaaacatgcacgcaagtctaaaaaatcatacggacttgttgtgcgatcaaatcaaaaaaataacacctaaaactacgaatttaacctcaaaactcatgattttctcaAGAACACTTCAAATTCACTAGTTCTCAAACAtacgtctgaatcacgtcaaatgaactccgatttccaccaaatttcacaaatagtACTTAAACATTATAACAAACCTATACCCGGCCCCGGAACTAAaattacgggcccgatactaacgagttcaaacattaatttatttctttatttccttaaaaATCCAGcataacaattttcttcaaaaatttatttctaaggctagggacctcggagttcaattccgggcatacgcccaagtcccatattttactgcgaaCCTCCCGGGACCGTCAGAACGCGGATCCGGGTCCGTtcactcaaaatgttgaccaaagtcaactaaaaataaaatattaactcTCAAAAATTATTGATTCATATATTTCCACATAAAATCTTTTCGTATTCACACCCGCACTgagcatgcaaatcgaggtgaacAAAATTAAAATGTTTCTAAGGCTAATGAGCCCGGAATGATATCTTATGTCATAacatgaccctttgggtcatcacagaagATCCGCTTCAGGaccagctgccccagtgtgaACTGTGTGGCTTTGagccttttgttgaaagctctggacattctgttttggTAAAATTGACTATGACATaatgcattcattcttttcctgtcaataagagataattgttcatagcgactctgTATCCACTCTACATCACTGAGTTCTGCTTCTTGTATAATTCTCAAAGAAGGAATTTCGACCTCGGTAGGAATGACAGCTTCaataccgtaaaccagcatatagggagttgcttcagttgatgtgcggactgtagtaCGATATCCCAATAAGGTaaatggtaatttctcgtgccattgcttgtggttgtctaccattttccttagaattttcttgatgttcttgttagcagcctccatggctccattcatttgaggtctgtatgttgtggaattcttatgcctgattttgaaggttttacaCATAGCTTTTATTAATTCAGTATTGAGGTTGTCGGTGTTGTCGGTGATAATAGATTCTGGTACCCCCAAATTGACAAACAATACGGTCCCTGACAAAATctgtgatgactttcttggttacaaccttgtaagatgcagcctcaacccattttgtgaagtagtctatgacCACTAAAATGAACCTATGCCAATTCGAAGCGGCAGTCTCGATCGGACTGATGACATCCATTCCTTAAGCGggaaaaggccaaggtgcacttatTGCATTGAGTTTATTTGGTGGTACCCGTATCATATCTGTATGTATTTGGCACTTATGACACTTTTGGACATACCTGATGCAAttcgtttccatagtcatccaaaaatatcatgCTCTCAATATTTTCTTGGCTAAAACAAAACCGTTCATGTGTGGTCCACAAGTTCCGACATATATCTTTTTGAGCAGTTTGGAAACTTCCTTAGCATCAACGCACAGTAATAATCCTAGGTCTGGAGTCCTTCTGTACAAAATTCCTTCATGGAAGAAATGATTGGATAATCTTcagagtgtgcgtttctgagtatggtttgcattctccaggtattctccttttgccaagtattccttgatattgtGGAACCACATATTCTCCATtttttcttcaacatgagcacaataggCTGGCTTATTATGGGTTGTTACTGGAATAGGGTCGATGATATTCTTATCCGGGTGCTGTATCATGGAAGACAAAGTAGCCAGTGCATCTCCGAACTCGTTCTGGATTCTCGGAatatgtttgaattctatctttgtgaacctcttcatcaACTCTTGCACGtaatacaaatatggaaatattttggtattcttggtagcCCACTCTACTAGAACCTGATGTACCAGATGGTCTaaatcaccaattaccagcaaTTCCTGgatattcatgtcaatggccaaattgagccccatgGTGCAAGCCtcgtattctgccatattgttggtgcacggaaaCCTGAGCTTCgcggataccggataatgctgacctgtCTCTGACACCAAAATAGATCCAATAtccactcctttgaaattcgcagccccatcaaagaacattctccaaccatcataggttTTGATGATATTTTCTCatacaaatgatacttcttcatcgggaaaatacattttcagtggttcgtattctcctcctataggattttctgcaagATAATCTGCTAATGCATGCCCCTTGATCGCCTTTTGGGTCACATAGACaatatcaaattcactcaacagtaTATGCTATTTTGCTAGTTTCcctgtaggcatgggtttctgaa
This genomic stretch from Nicotiana sylvestris chromosome 9, ASM39365v2, whole genome shotgun sequence harbors:
- the LOC138877714 gene encoding uncharacterized protein, which translates into the protein MEAANKNIKKILRKMVDNHKQWHEKLPFTLLGYRTTVRTSTEATPYMLVYGIEAVIPTEVEIPSLRIIQEAELSDVEWIQSRYEQLSLIDRKRMNALCHSQFYQNRMSRAFNKRLKATQFTLGQLVLKRIFCDDPKGHVMT
- the LOC138877715 gene encoding uncharacterized protein; its protein translation is MFFDGAANFKGVDIGSILVSETGQHYPVSAKLRFPCTNNMAEYEACTMGLNLAIDMNIQELLVIGDLDHLVHQVLVEWATKNTKIFPYLYYVQELMKRFTKIEFKHIPRIQNEFGDALATLSSMIQHPDKNIIDPIPVTTHNKPAYCAHVEEKMENMWFHNIKEYLAKGEYLENANHTQKRTL